The Kitasatospora sp. NBC_00374 genome has a segment encoding these proteins:
- a CDS encoding fatty acid desaturase, translating into MKAPTLAELGTDLLVTSRRRRAVALTRPFAGVLLYAAVAWAGWWWLTPPIAFLVFVAVVNVTHDVVHRTLGLSARATDWALFATGLVLLESGHAYRATHTQHHRYFPHPDDPEGHPADLSFLGALLHGPVFLPRLWWWSFRRGRDRGWLLAEAAAPVTALVGGVLLRPYAPGVLTYTVMMIVGSWVYPLLTVHLPHHGYGDTPLTRTRTLRGRVVPALFLELTYHLEHHLYPQVPSHHLPELARRLDPFLAANGVRPVRVV; encoded by the coding sequence GTGAAGGCACCGACCCTGGCCGAGCTCGGCACCGACCTGCTGGTCACCTCCCGGCGCCGGCGGGCCGTCGCGCTGACCCGCCCGTTCGCCGGGGTCCTGCTCTACGCGGCCGTGGCGTGGGCGGGCTGGTGGTGGCTCACGCCGCCGATCGCCTTCCTGGTCTTCGTCGCGGTCGTCAACGTCACCCACGACGTGGTGCACCGCACGCTCGGGCTGTCCGCGCGGGCCACCGACTGGGCACTCTTCGCAACCGGACTGGTGCTGCTGGAGAGCGGCCACGCGTACCGGGCCACCCACACCCAGCACCACCGGTACTTCCCGCACCCCGACGACCCCGAGGGGCACCCCGCCGACCTGTCGTTCCTCGGCGCGCTGCTGCACGGCCCGGTCTTCCTTCCCCGTCTGTGGTGGTGGTCGTTCCGGCGCGGACGGGACCGCGGCTGGCTGCTCGCCGAGGCCGCGGCGCCGGTCACCGCACTGGTGGGCGGCGTGCTGCTCCGGCCCTATGCTCCTGGGGTGCTGACGTACACGGTGATGATGATCGTAGGGAGCTGGGTGTATCCGCTGTTGACGGTGCATCTGCCGCACCACGGCTACGGCGACACGCCGCTGACCCGGACCAGGACGCTGCGCGGGCGGGTCGTCCCGGCGCTCTTCCTGGAGCTCACCTACCACCTCGAGCACCACCTCTACCCCCAGGTGCCCAGCCACCATCTGCCGGAGCTGGCCCGCCGGTTGGACCCGTTCCTCGCCGCCAACGGTGTCCGGCCGGTGCGCGT